GGCCGAATCACGGTTTCCGCCGAAGACGGCGTGAGGCCACGCTGCACGAGCCCTTCGCGGACGCTCATCACCTTGTCGGGCGCGGTCAGCACCTCGATCCCCTCGCCCGGCACCGCCGCAATATCGTCCGCGCCGGCGTCCAGCGCGGCCTCCAGCAAGGCCTCCTCGTCCCCATCCGGAAACATCAGCACGCCGCGCTTCTCGAACAGATAGGCGACCGACCCCTCCGTTCCCAGGTTCCCGCCGTGCTTGCTGAATGCATGCCGCACCTCGCCTGCGGTGCGATTGCGGTTGTCCGTGGTGCATGCCACCAGCACCGCGGCACCGGCCGGTCCGTAACCCTCGTACTGGATCTCCTCGTAATGGGCACCCTCCAGTTCGCCCGTGCCGCGCTTTATGGCCCGCTCGATATTGTCCTTGGGCATGTTTTGCCCCAACGCCCGATCGATCGCGAGCCGCAGCCGCGGGTTATGGGATACGTCGCCGCCGCCCACGCGTGCGGCAATCGTGATCTCGCGGATCAACTTCGTGAAGACCTTGCCGCGCTTGGCGTCCTGAACGCCCTTGCGAAACCGAATATTGGCCCATTTGCTATGCCCGGCCATACACTTATCCCCTTAATCCCCAAAGCGCCCGTATGCGAGATAGGTGCGGATGACGCGCGCGCTCAAACGACTCATGACGAGGCCCGCATGTGACAGCGGCAACGCTACCGCATCGCGTGCGCCCCGTAAACGGGTCTCGCATGCCCGAAGGACGCCATCGTGCGCCCCTCCCGCCAACAAACACCGCGCCAAACCGTATGGTTTGAGGCCGGTCACTACACCAAGCCGCGGTATCGCACCGAGCCGCAGGCCATGGACCAGGACCGGGGCCGCGATCCCGAACAATCCGCGCAAGGCGGGACAACGGTAGAGCCGCCGCGCCGCGCGGCTCCCCCGAAAGGGCGTGCCCAGAACCACGGCCCGCTCATAGGCCTGCGGATGATACCGACAAAAATCCGCGACGACGATGCCCCCGAGGCTGTAGCCGACGACATGATGGGCGCCGCTCGAGGCCATGAAACGCGCCAGCGCCTCACGCGCCGCCGGCAACGCCGTGGTGCGCGCGTCATACCGGTAGAGGATCGCCCGCAGACCCTGACGCCGCAGCCGCCAAGCCAGCAGCCAGAGCGCCGGCCGGCCAAACCACAAACCGGGCACCAGAACCACTTTTTCGTTACGAGGGCAGGAATCCCCGCTCACGACCCAGGACCTCCAGGGCCCAGCGGTTGCTCGCCGAGGTCACTCGCGCCACGGCCGCCGGCCACGCGAGCCATTCGTACTCCACATGCTCGACGGGCCGCAGCGCGACCGGCACCCGTTCCGGCAGCTCCAGCGAAAAGACGTGCTCGGTATTGTGTACGGTACCCGGACGATAGCGGTGCCGCCATTGCGGGAAGATCTCATAGCAGTGACTCACCCCCCAATCGCGCCAACCGGTCTCGGCCATAATGCCGGTCTCCTCAAAGAGCTCCCGGCAGGCCGTCACGAACCGGTCGTCCTCACACCACTCAAGACTGCCGGTCACAGACTGCCAGAACTCGACATGGTCGGCCCGGCGCAACAACAATACCTCGCCCGGGGTGGTAAAGATCACCACCAGGACCGATTCCGGTCGCTTGAAAGACGACGGCCCGCCGGCGGCCATATCAGGCCCGAGGGGCGGTACTCAAAAGCGCCAGGTCCGCGAGTTGCTGGGCGGAGACCGTCGACGGGGCCTCGGTCAGGGGGCAGGTCGCCTTCTGGGTCTTGGGAAAGGCAATGACATCGCGGATCGACTCGGCACCCGCCAGCAGCGCGCACAGACGATCGACCCCGAACGCGAGCCCGCCGTGAGGGGGCGCCCCGAAGCGCAAGGCGTCGAGCAGGAACCCGAATTTCTCGCGCGCCGTGGCGGCGTCGATCCCCAGCACCCCGAAGACCTGCTCCTGCAGCCGGGATTCGTGGATACGGATCGAGCCACCGCCCACCTCGGTGCCGTTAAGCACCAGATCATAGGCGCGTGCGCGTACCCGTCCCGGATCGGTCAGGAGATGGCTTAAGTCATCAGACCGCGGGGCGGTGAATGGATGATGCATGGCCTGAAAGCGCTTATGCTCCTCATCGTATTCGAGCAGGGGGAAATCCACCACCCATAGGAGTTGCCAGCCCCCCGCCACCAGTCCGCGATCGGACCCGACGCGCAGGCGCAAGGCGCCCATCGCCTCATTCACGACGCGCGCGCTATCAGCCCCGAAGAACAACAGGTCGCCCGCCTGCGCCTTCGTGCGCATCAGGATCTCGCGCACCACGGCACCGCCCAGGAATTTCAGGATCGGCGACTGCAGGCCGTTTTCCGCAAGCGGATCATTCACCTTGATGTAGGCAAGCCCCTTGGCGCCATATCCCGCCACGAATGCCGCATAGTCGTCCAACGCCTTGCGTGACAGATCCGCCCCGCCCGGTACGCGCATGGCCACGACCCGCGCCTTCGGATCCTGGGCGGCGGCGGCAAACACCTTGAATTCAACCTCGCGCACAAGATCCGATATTTCCACAAACTGAAGAGGGTTGCGAAGATCCGGCTTGTCGCTGCCAAAGCGGTGCTGCGCCTCGTCAAACGTGAGCCGCGGCAGGGGTGTCGGGATATCCACCCCGATCGTCTCGCGAAACACGGCCTTGACGAGTCCCTCCATGAGATCGAGGATGGCCTGCTCGTCGAGAAACGAGGTCTCGATATCAAGCTGCGTAAACTCCGGCTGGCGGTCGGCGCGCAGGTCCTCGTCGCGGAAACACCGTGTCACCTGATAGTAGCGCTCGAAGCCCGCCACCATCAGTATCTGTTTGAAGAGCTGCGGCGACTGCGGCAGTGCAAAAAAGTGCCCCGGGTGGGTACGGCTCGGCACGAGATAGTCGCGCGCGCCTTCCGGGGTGGAGCGTGTCAACATGGGGGTCTCGATCTCGAGGAAATCGTGATCCTCGAGATAGCGGCGCGCGGCGCGAATCAGGCGATGGCGCAGATGGAAATTGTCGCGCATGGCCGCGCGCCGCAGGTCAAGGTAGCGATACTTGAGACGCACGGCCTCGCCGATGTCGGGCTCGTCCAGCGGAAACGGCAAGGCATCGGCGGTATTCAGGACCACAAGCCCGGTGGCGTCGATTTCGAAGGCCCCGGTGGGCAGTGCCGAATTCTCGGTCCCCGCCGGACGTCGCCGCAAGATCCCGCTAACCTCGAGCACGTATTCGCTGCGCAACTCCTCGGCGCGCGCAAACACCTCCGGGCGGGCGGGATCGAAGACCACCTGGACTAGGCCGCCGCGGTCACGTAGATCCACGAACAGGATGCCGCCATGATCGCGCCGGCGCTGCGCCCAGCCGCAGACCACCACCGCCGCGCCGGCTCCGAGCGCAGGCAATTCTCGACTCAAATGTGTACGCATAGGACCCTAGGCCGTCGCCCTCTTGGACGCCGGGGCGGCGTCCTTCCTCGGAAGGCCGGGAACGACCATACCCATGGAGAGGATCATGCGCAAGCCCTCGTCGACACTCATGCGCAACTCCACGATGTCCTTTTTCGGGACCATGAGAAAGAAGCCCGAGGTGGGATTGGGGGTCGCGGGCACGAACACGCTTACGAGGTCGGTACCCAGCAGGGCGGCGGCCTCGGGCAGGCCCTCGCCGGTCAGGAACGCGAGCGTCCAGCTCCCGGGGTGCGGATAGGGCACGAGAACGACGGTGCGAAACGAGTTCCCGGTCCCGGACATGAGCGACTCCAGGAGCTGCTTCACGCTCGAATACACGGATCGCACCAAGGGGATGCGCGCAAGCAGCGCTTCACCTGCCGCCAGCAGCCACTGACCTATGACATTGGCGGCCACCACCCCGGTCGCGATGACCGCGACCAACACGAGCAGTATGCCAAGGCCCGGGATGTCACGGCCCAGCCAGTGCCCCGGCTGCATGTCGGCCGGCAACACCCCGAGCAGACGATTGGCGAAATCGATGAGCGATTCGACCGCCAGGAACGTGACCCCGAGCGGCACCCAAACGAGCAGGCCGGCCGTCAGATACCGCCGAAACCGCCCCATTTAATGGCAGCCGCAGCCGCCTCCCGCGCACGCCGCCGCCGGGGCCTCGTCTTTGGCCTTGTCATCGCCCTTGGCCTTGCCCTTATCGCGAAAGTCCGTCGCATACCACCCCGACCCCTTCAGCTGAAAGCCCGGCGCCGAAATGCGCTTTTTCAGGGCCGGCTTGTGACAGGCCGGGCACTCGGTAGCCAGTTCCCCTATCTTTTGCATAATCTCGGCATGCTGGCCGCAGGCATCACACACATACTCGTAGATCGGCATAAAACCTCGCAAAAACCGTTAGCCCAACGCCCGTGATATGGGGCCGGAGGCGGAAGAAATCAACGGCGATAGTATAGCGAAAACCGCGGCATCCGGCACGTCATAGGCGCAAACCCGGGAAAAACACGCAAAACGCCTTTCCCTTGGGATTTTTTATGCTAAGTTAACGGCGTTGTTCCCAAACCATCAAATAGGACACCCATGGCAACGAAAAACAAGGCCCCAAGCAAAAAAGCGACCAAGAAACCGATGTCGAAGTCGGAGCTCTTGTCCCACTTGGCGGACAAAACGAACCTGAAGCGCAAGGAGGTCAGTGCGGTATTCGACGAACTGGTCACCGTCATAAGGCGCGATATCAAGGGGGGACCGGGGGTATTCAACTTGGCGGGCCTCATGAAGATCAAGGTGGTCCGCAAGCCGGCCACGCGCGCGCGCAAGGGGATCAATCCCTTCACGAAGGAGGAGATGGTCTTCAAGGCCAAACCCGCGCGCAATGTGATCAAAATCCAGCCGCTGAAGACCCTGAAGGGGATTTTCTAAAGCCCGGAGGGCGGCGAGGACGGACGGCGCCCATGCCGCCCGTCCTCGCTCTCGGGGGAGCGGCGGTCGTTTCGCCCTGCCCCGACCGGCCAGGGAAGATCGCGCCACGCGGCGGGGCGATGGCCATCGTGCGCCCGAAGCTTGCCCCGACACACAAATCTCACCTATCCACGTCACACG
The DNA window shown above is from Acidiferrobacter sp. SPIII_3 and carries:
- a CDS encoding YebC/PmpR family DNA-binding transcriptional regulator, with protein sequence MAGHSKWANIRFRKGVQDAKRGKVFTKLIREITIAARVGGGDVSHNPRLRLAIDRALGQNMPKDNIERAIKRGTGELEGAHYEEIQYEGYGPAGAAVLVACTTDNRNRTAGEVRHAFSKHGGNLGTEGSVAYLFEKRGVLMFPDGDEEALLEAALDAGADDIAAVPGEGIEVLTAPDKVMSVREGLVQRGLTPSSAETVIRPLTDVALAGEDAERVMKLLEALEDLDDVQTVYTNAAFMEESA
- a CDS encoding triacylglycerol lipase; amino-acid sequence: MSGDSCPRNEKVVLVPGLWFGRPALWLLAWRLRRQGLRAILYRYDARTTALPAAREALARFMASSGAHHVVGYSLGGIVVADFCRYHPQAYERAVVLGTPFRGSRAARRLYRCPALRGLFGIAAPVLVHGLRLGAIPRLGVVTGLKPYGLARCLLAGGAHDGVLRACETRLRGARDAVALPLSHAGLVMSRLSARVIRTYLAYGRFGD
- the nudB gene encoding dihydroneopterin triphosphate diphosphatase, with the translated sequence MAAGGPSSFKRPESVLVVIFTTPGEVLLLRRADHVEFWQSVTGSLEWCEDDRFVTACRELFEETGIMAETGWRDWGVSHCYEIFPQWRHRYRPGTVHNTEHVFSLELPERVPVALRPVEHVEYEWLAWPAAVARVTSASNRWALEVLGRERGFLPS
- the aspS gene encoding aspartate--tRNA ligase, coding for MRTHLSRELPALGAGAAVVVCGWAQRRRDHGGILFVDLRDRGGLVQVVFDPARPEVFARAEELRSEYVLEVSGILRRRPAGTENSALPTGAFEIDATGLVVLNTADALPFPLDEPDIGEAVRLKYRYLDLRRAAMRDNFHLRHRLIRAARRYLEDHDFLEIETPMLTRSTPEGARDYLVPSRTHPGHFFALPQSPQLFKQILMVAGFERYYQVTRCFRDEDLRADRQPEFTQLDIETSFLDEQAILDLMEGLVKAVFRETIGVDIPTPLPRLTFDEAQHRFGSDKPDLRNPLQFVEISDLVREVEFKVFAAAAQDPKARVVAMRVPGGADLSRKALDDYAAFVAGYGAKGLAYIKVNDPLAENGLQSPILKFLGGAVVREILMRTKAQAGDLLFFGADSARVVNEAMGALRLRVGSDRGLVAGGWQLLWVVDFPLLEYDEEHKRFQAMHHPFTAPRSDDLSHLLTDPGRVRARAYDLVLNGTEVGGGSIRIHESRLQEQVFGVLGIDAATAREKFGFLLDALRFGAPPHGGLAFGVDRLCALLAGAESIRDVIAFPKTQKATCPLTEAPSTVSAQQLADLALLSTAPRA
- a CDS encoding DUF502 domain-containing protein; the encoded protein is MGRFRRYLTAGLLVWVPLGVTFLAVESLIDFANRLLGVLPADMQPGHWLGRDIPGLGILLVLVAVIATGVVAANVIGQWLLAAGEALLARIPLVRSVYSSVKQLLESLMSGTGNSFRTVVLVPYPHPGSWTLAFLTGEGLPEAAALLGTDLVSVFVPATPNPTSGFFLMVPKKDIVELRMSVDEGLRMILSMGMVVPGLPRKDAAPASKRATA
- a CDS encoding FmdB family zinc ribbon protein encodes the protein MPIYEYVCDACGQHAEIMQKIGELATECPACHKPALKKRISAPGFQLKGSGWYATDFRDKGKAKGDDKAKDEAPAAACAGGGCGCH
- a CDS encoding HU family DNA-binding protein, with protein sequence MATKNKAPSKKATKKPMSKSELLSHLADKTNLKRKEVSAVFDELVTVIRRDIKGGPGVFNLAGLMKIKVVRKPATRARKGINPFTKEEMVFKAKPARNVIKIQPLKTLKGIF